A stretch of Nonomuraea africana DNA encodes these proteins:
- a CDS encoding MarR family winged helix-turn-helix transcriptional regulator, whose protein sequence is MTDRRDLAAMLHPLVQSLVAAELPVLAAHGISMWGYAVLGALDDSSVRTQTALAEAIGADKTRIISTLDKLQHAGLISREPDPSDRRARILTITDEGRKVRRSVRAVIQANEARVLARLPLGDRQGFLRAVQTLSELSREDIVGPT, encoded by the coding sequence GTGACAGACCGCCGCGACCTCGCCGCGATGCTGCACCCTCTGGTGCAGTCCCTCGTCGCCGCAGAGCTGCCCGTGCTCGCCGCGCACGGGATCTCCATGTGGGGCTACGCCGTCCTCGGCGCCCTGGACGACAGTTCGGTCCGCACCCAGACCGCCCTCGCGGAGGCGATCGGCGCCGACAAGACTCGCATCATCAGCACGCTCGACAAGCTCCAGCACGCGGGGCTGATCTCCCGCGAGCCGGATCCCAGCGACCGCCGCGCGCGGATCCTGACGATCACCGACGAGGGCCGCAAGGTCCGCAGATCGGTACGCGCTGTCATCCAGGCCAACGAGGCTCGGGTACTCGCCCGCCTGCCCTTGGGCGACCGTCAAGGCTTCCTGCGCGCCGTACAGACGCTGTCGGAGCTGTCGCGCGAGGACATCGTCGGCCCGACGTAG
- a CDS encoding TIGR03086 family metal-binding protein yields MHTDRATPDYVALDAQAVRTSIELAARARTADLSRQTPCVGWTLYGLLAHMTTQHVGFAAASRGEGDLAWWKLRSLEDDPVGTYRASAEHVLAAFAADGVLDRLFPLPEFGGGHAFPAEQAISFHFIDYVVHSWDLAKTLGVEVEFEPELLEAALGVAKAVPGGKVRLAPGAAFAPEVAWTGGSRLDEIVAILGRSPSWPD; encoded by the coding sequence ATGCATACGGACAGGGCTACGCCTGACTATGTCGCACTCGACGCGCAGGCCGTACGCACCAGCATCGAGTTGGCGGCTCGCGCGCGAACGGCGGACCTGTCCCGCCAGACGCCCTGCGTCGGATGGACCTTGTACGGCCTGCTCGCGCACATGACCACCCAGCATGTCGGCTTCGCCGCGGCTTCCAGAGGCGAGGGCGATCTGGCCTGGTGGAAGCTGCGGTCGCTCGAAGACGACCCCGTCGGGACCTATCGGGCCTCGGCCGAGCACGTCCTGGCGGCCTTCGCCGCGGACGGCGTCCTCGATCGCCTGTTCCCGCTGCCCGAGTTCGGCGGCGGGCACGCCTTCCCCGCAGAGCAGGCGATCAGTTTTCACTTCATCGACTACGTGGTCCATTCGTGGGACCTCGCCAAGACCTTGGGCGTCGAGGTCGAGTTCGAGCCGGAACTGCTGGAGGCCGCTCTCGGCGTGGCGAAAGCCGTACCCGGCGGAAAGGTTCGGCTCGCGCCCGGAGCGGCCTTCGCGCCAGAGGTCGCGTGGACGGGTGGATCACGTCTGGATGAGATCGTCGCCATCCTGGGCCGCTCTCCGAGCTGGCCCGACTGA
- a CDS encoding sensor histidine kinase, with the protein MTMTRLRDARLVPLVFGPLIGILSVVETSLDDFFGAGAAATSISGIVLGVGLVVSTWYPLVGAVIAAACFPVGVVAFDAPGAGGAAMIGLIGAIAWAGWREPPRRSAIALCVAAASFAGTSVVAGESLWELFFVPAILLPGWYMGLLARRSGERAVKLAELAAALDAEREANAQAAVAQERTRIAREVHDAVAHSVSVMTLQLGGLRRLLADRPAEQEIAVGLERLGRQTVEEMRGLIGILRERVDGERPTPVPSLARVDELISDVRAAGLVVHLDSPADLPRLPPVLDLTAYRVLQEALTNVLRHAGAAPTAVAIGYTEQALTLEVRNEPGRVARESTAVPGKRGGHGLIGMRERLAMVHGSLHAAPEPDGGFAVRARFPLPRTR; encoded by the coding sequence ATGACGATGACCCGGCTGAGGGACGCCCGCCTCGTTCCGCTGGTGTTCGGGCCACTGATCGGCATCCTGTCCGTCGTGGAGACGAGCCTCGACGACTTCTTCGGCGCCGGCGCCGCGGCCACCTCGATCTCGGGAATCGTCCTGGGTGTCGGTCTCGTGGTCTCCACCTGGTATCCGCTCGTCGGCGCGGTCATCGCGGCCGCCTGCTTCCCGGTCGGCGTGGTGGCGTTCGACGCGCCGGGCGCCGGCGGCGCGGCGATGATCGGCCTCATCGGGGCGATCGCCTGGGCCGGATGGCGGGAGCCGCCGCGGCGTTCGGCCATCGCGCTGTGCGTCGCGGCCGCGTCCTTCGCCGGCACGTCGGTCGTCGCTGGCGAGTCGTTGTGGGAGCTGTTCTTCGTGCCGGCCATCCTGCTGCCAGGCTGGTACATGGGGCTGCTCGCGCGGCGCAGCGGCGAACGGGCGGTGAAGCTGGCCGAACTGGCGGCGGCGCTCGACGCCGAGCGGGAGGCGAACGCCCAGGCCGCGGTCGCGCAGGAGCGCACGCGCATCGCACGGGAAGTGCACGACGCCGTCGCGCACTCGGTCAGCGTGATGACCCTGCAGCTGGGCGGCTTGCGCAGGCTGCTGGCCGATCGCCCCGCCGAGCAGGAGATCGCGGTCGGGCTGGAGCGGCTCGGCCGCCAGACGGTCGAGGAGATGCGCGGGCTGATCGGCATCCTGCGCGAGCGGGTCGACGGCGAACGGCCGACGCCGGTCCCGTCGCTGGCCCGGGTCGACGAGCTCATCTCCGACGTCCGCGCCGCCGGTCTGGTAGTGCACCTGGACTCCCCTGCCGACCTGCCGCGACTGCCGCCGGTACTGGACCTCACCGCCTACCGCGTGCTGCAGGAAGCGCTGACGAACGTGCTGCGGCACGCCGGTGCGGCCCCGACCGCGGTCGCCATCGGATACACCGAGCAGGCGCTGACCCTGGAGGTGCGCAACGAACCCGGACGGGTGGCGCGCGAATCCACCGCGGTGCCCGGGAAGCGCGGCGGCCACGGACTGATCGGCATGCGCGAACGGCTGGCGATGGTCCACGGCAGCCTGCACGCCGCCCCCGAACCGGACGGCGGTTTCGCGGTCCGTGCCCGATTCCCGCTCCCCCGAACACGGTAG
- a CDS encoding response regulator: protein MTISVALVDDEAMIRVGLRMVLSGEPDIEVVGEASDGVEALGLVARTRPDVVLIDVRMPRMDGLEASRQLVREHPESKVIVLTTFDEDEHVAAALRAGVSGFLLKVAPPEHLVEAVRTVAAGGGLLDPAVTLRVIAAFAGQPDPARVTSGAAELESLTSRETDVLKLLAQGLTNTQIAARLYLGEATVKTHLSRILMKLNVTTRVQAVVFAYESGLVRPGAGLQGGE from the coding sequence ATGACGATCTCGGTGGCGCTCGTCGACGACGAGGCGATGATCCGGGTGGGCCTGCGGATGGTGCTCAGCGGCGAGCCCGACATCGAGGTCGTCGGCGAGGCGTCCGACGGCGTCGAGGCTCTCGGCCTCGTCGCGCGTACCCGGCCCGACGTCGTGCTGATCGACGTACGCATGCCGCGCATGGACGGCTTGGAAGCCTCGCGGCAGCTCGTACGCGAGCACCCGGAGAGCAAGGTCATCGTGCTGACCACGTTCGACGAGGACGAGCACGTCGCGGCCGCGCTACGCGCCGGAGTCAGCGGCTTCCTGCTGAAGGTGGCCCCGCCGGAGCATCTGGTCGAGGCGGTGCGCACGGTCGCGGCCGGCGGCGGTCTGCTGGACCCGGCGGTCACCCTGCGGGTGATCGCGGCTTTCGCCGGACAGCCGGATCCGGCCCGTGTGACGAGCGGGGCGGCCGAGCTGGAGTCGCTCACCAGCAGGGAGACCGACGTGCTGAAGCTACTGGCGCAGGGCCTGACGAACACCCAGATCGCCGCCCGGCTCTACCTGGGCGAGGCGACCGTCAAAACGCACCTGTCCAGGATCCTGATGAAGCTGAACGTGACCACCCGCGTCCAGGCGGTCGTCTTCGCCTACGAGAGCGGACTCGTCCGCCCCGGAGCAGGGCTCCAGGGCGGAGAGTGA